In Cotesia glomerata isolate CgM1 linkage group LG3, MPM_Cglom_v2.3, whole genome shotgun sequence, one genomic interval encodes:
- the LOC123260640 gene encoding period circadian protein isoform X1, translating to MSNDNAKVSDSGYTNTNENSQSQRRSGSSLSRNSNRSESSGYCGGHPSNSGTRNEAPPQPINKKKVKEHKKKKSKTTTPVKSASQQTKIGPYTVVSNALDQKLEKSEDVGNVELMDATDLGEPKSDSKFIIPEREIGSHINSLDNIGPNLNDGFYLVVSLIDGIILYSSASLQKVLGYPKDSCIGSLLIDLVHPNNRGLLTEKVAERVFLSSSDIRKENVKEQEISFFCYLRCYTNNVQLVDASNLKNNSSNKFSEAIDNNNYPTSIPTYLPFYMSLRLNKNHSELPDSTHPILMSLTIKSVPVVSAYGAADKTITSIASSFTTRHNTNCRLSHVDDEVLYYFGYLPQDMLSQSICDYYHPVDMPIIKEIYKTIIRHCGAAFKSKPYRFNIKNGEYVLLETEWSAFINPWTKKIDFIVGQHRVVRGPVNINIFDDSHRQLSGSMTNKITDKFTEEVLIKSKIIEGEICALLAEKIQTSSTANYDLTIKSKDIASIIENITNDHIKLSLPTSGASVMDLDDRRFSEHESVMVGEISPHHEYGGSKSSSETPPSYNQLNYNEKIERFFKSKPIVKTAYGSDEETFHFNAQSLNTNALKNDSGGSGSGENLSHESINLTSGKDDIFNNNSSLIPTDNFRPMALTKMLLERHNHDMEKLMVQNHKERQSNIKTGNISNNCKNNNNDCYSNYLNVNNNKKNNNNSNNNSDDNNKSVNNNNDNNNNNEMTEEPSSERSEKEKIQDKSRCGKRNGSVIIEAEYIKAFKYSKKAKICPKNGKSLSINKIRFEKSPIDESMTQDDSMIKSIDPENSQPLPLTETLLTKHNKNMEKLMIQKHKDQSSNFKADKSNINLRRKRGVSEEPELNSSLNKACHWNCSVGYSCKNELFKIPKYNKKNKNSVKSNNTAPYMKTKIDKLIINDPRSNLGMWPLIHQNPLRCSGLTQILPIYYLPISQSESDSQNTESQSAQQQHQQQQQEQYQQSSFLSYTPSFSGIYHSTIIGGSAFIPMIYPSLMTQLPNKSNNQLRATFLSKNLSMEQKRPASQATSVKAEPGSIMAMSESSKKLFSPSAHHLPCVSVESINGPNDSSIEDSSDSSFYGSFLNTSTNSSSNREEPAAHTARFLEINALKYAEGETIRRRFAMVNNLKNDTEQYNTEAATPLLPQKSLPWYHGVKMTPEIAYNYQMTPKVLSEVLKTDLQVLKTLKQPLLVNEQLDQLYRDLELGDFGTKLLLDDSNSSNDSKRTNQSNKFNVSSQHKRIRREMKYNKYAMIYEEDAPLPSS from the exons ATGTCTAATGATAACGCTAAAGTATCTGATTCTGGGTACACGAATACTAATGAAAACAGTCAGTCTCAACGAAG gagTGGAAGTTCCCTTTCTCGAAACAGTAATCGTTCAGAGAGCAGTGGATATTGTGGTGGCCACCCTTCTAATTCTGGCACAcg cAATGAAGCTCCTCCGCAGCcaatcaataagaaaaaagtcaaagaacacaaaaagaaaaagtcAAAGACTACGACTCCTGTTAAATCTGCGAGCCAACAAACCAAGATTGGACCTTACACAGTGGTTTCCAATGCACTGGATCAGAAGCTTGAGAAATCAG AAGATGTAGGTAATGTAGAATTGATGGATGCTACTGATCTTGGTGAGCCCAAAAGCGACTCAAAGTTCATCATACCTGAGAGAGAAATTGGTTCTCATATAAACTCTCTGGACAATATCGGCCcaaatttaaat gATGGGTTTTACTTGGTTGTGTCATTGATTGACGGAATCATACTCTATTCATCGGCTTCTTTGCAGAAAGTGCTTGGCTATCCGAAAGACAGCTGTATTGGTTCTTTATTAATAGACCTAGTCCATCCGAATAACCGAGGGTTACTTACAGAGAAAGTCGCTGAGAGAGTTTTTTTGTCTTCTTCAGATATTCGCAAAGAAA atGTTAAAGAACAAGAAATAAGTTTCTTTTGTTACTTGCGATGTTATACAAACAATGTTCAGCTCGTTGACGcctcaaatttaaaaaataattcatccaataaattttctgaagcaatagacaataataattatccaaCTTCAATACCAACTTATTTACCATTTTATATGAGTTTGAGgcttaataaaaatcattctGAATTACCAGACAGTACACATCCAATTTTGATGTCTTTAACCATTAAATCAGTGCCAGTTGTTTCTGCTTATGGag CAGCAGATAAAACAATAACCTCAATCGCAAGTTCATTTACAACTCGGCATAATACTAACTGCCGCCTGTCTCACGTCGACGATGAAGTGCTTTATTATTTCGGTTATTTACCTCAAGACATGCTGAGCCAATCAATATGTGATTACTACCATCCCGTGGATATGCCCATTATCAAAGAGATCTACAAAACT attATTAGACACTGTGGAGCGGCGTTCAAGTCGAAACCATAcagatttaatattaaaaacggaGAATATGTGTTATTGGAGACCGAATGGTCAGCATTTATCAACCCTTggacgaaaaaaattgattttattgtaGGTCAACATCGCGTTGTTCGTGGTCCTGttaacataaatatatttgacGACTCGCACCGTCAATTATCCGGGTCaatgactaataaaataacagaTAAATTTACCGAAGAAGTATTGATTAAATCGAAGATTATCGAGGGCGAGATCTGTGCCCTCCTTGCTGAG AAAATCCAGACGTCGTCCACCGCTAACTACGACTTGACTATTAAATCCAAAGATATTGCATCAATCATTGAGAACATTACCAATGatcatattaaattatcactgCCCACCTCTGGGGCATCTGTGATGGATTTGGATGATAGAAGATTTTCG gaGCATGAAAGTGTAATGGTTGGAGAGATCTCACCTCACCACGAATACGGTGGTAGCAAATCGTCCAGTGAAACGCCGCCAAGTtacaatcaattaaattataatgaaaaaatagaaagattttttaaaagtaaaccAATCGTTAAAACTGCTTACGGCAGTGATGAGGAAACCTTTCATTTCAATGCTCAAA GTTTAAATACAAATGCGCTGAAGAATGATAGTGGCGGCAGCGGAAGTGGAGAAAATTTAAGCCACGAATCTATTAATCTGACCAGTGGAAAAGAcgacatatttaataataatagtagtttAATTCCAACTGACAATTTCCGGCCAATGGCTCTTACTAAAATGTTGCTTGAAAGACACAATCATGATATGGAAAAACTTATGGTTCAAAACCACAAAGAACGTCAGTCAAACATTAAAACTGGaaatattagtaataattgtaaaaacaacaataatgactgttatagtaattatttaaatgttaataataataagaaaaacaacaacaacagtaataataatagtgatgataataataaaagtgtcaataataataatgataataataacaataatgaaatGACTGAAGAGCCGAGCTCAGAAAGATCcgaaaaggaaaaaattcaaGATAAAAGTCGATGTGGAAAACGTAATGGTAGCGTAATTATCGAGGCTGAATATATTAAG gCATTCAAATACAGCAAAAAAGCTAAAATTTGTCCAAAGAATGGAAAGAGTCTtagcataaataaaataagatttgAAAAGTCACCAATCGACGAATCTATGACCCAAGATGACAGTATGATTAAATCAATAGACCCTGAAAATTCACAACCGTTACCACTCACAGAAACCCTTCTCACTAAgcacaataaaaatatggagAAACTGATGATACAAAAACACAAAGATCAATCGTCAAACTTTAAAGCTGATAAGAGTAATATCAATCTTCGAAGAAAGCGCGGAGTATCTGAAGAACCGGAGCTCAACAGTTCGCTTAACAAAGCGTGTCATTGGAATTGTTCTGTAGGATATTCTTGTAAAAACGAACTTTTTAAG atACCAAAAtacaataagaaaaataaaaatagcgttaaaagtaataatactGCGCCAtatatgaaaacaaaaatagataaattaataataaatgatccTCGTTCAAATCTTGGTATGTGGCCTTTAATTCATCAAAATCCATTGCGGTGTTCTGGTCTAACTCAAATCTTGCCGATTTACTACTTGCCTATTTCACAATCAGAATCCGATTCTCAAAATACGGAATCACAATCAGCTCAGCAGCAACATCAACAGCAGCAGCAAGAACAATACCAGCAAAGTTCATTTTTATCGTACACGCCATCATTTTCAGGAATTTATCATTCAACAATTATTGGAGGCTCAGCATTTATTCCGATGATTTATCCCTCGTTAATGACTCAGTTACCAAATAAATCAAACAATCAACTAAGAGCcacatttttatcaaaaaatctgTCAATGGAACAAAAACGTCCTGCAAGTCAAGCTACCAGTGTCAAAGCTGAGCCCGGTAGTATCATGGCAATGTCTGAGTcgtcgaaaaaattattttcacctAGTGCCCATCACTTGCCGTGTGTCAGCGTAGAAAGCATAAATGGACCAAACGATTCAAGCATTGAAGACTCTAGCGACTCCAGCTTTTATGGAAGTTTTTTGAACACAAGCACTAACAGCAGTTCTAATCGAGAGGAACCTGCTGCCCACACTGCCCGATTCCTCGAG aTAAATGCATTGAAATATGCTGAAGGCGAGACAATAAGAAGACGTTTCGCAATGGTAAATAACCTAAAGAATGATACTGAACAGTACAATACGGAAGCAGCAACACCATTACTACCACAAAAAAGTTTACCTTGGTACCACGGTGTAAAGATGACCCCCGAAATAGCATACAACTATCAAATGACTCCAAAAGTATTGAGCGAAGTCCTAAAAACCGATCTCCAGGTCCTCAAGACATTAAAACAACCTCTTCTCGTCAACGAACAGCTTGATCAGCTTTACCGTGACCTCGAGCTAGGAGACTTCGGCACTAAACTTCTTTTAGATGACAGTAATTCGTCGAATGATAGCAAACGTACCAACCAGAGCAACAAATTCAATGTTTCATCTCAG CACAAACGCATAAGAAGAGAAATGAAGTACAACAAGTACGCAATGATTTATGAAGAAGATGCACCTTTGCCATCATCTTAA
- the LOC123260640 gene encoding period circadian protein isoform X3: protein MSNDNAKVSDSGYTNTNENSQSQRRSGSSLSRNSNRSESSGYCGGHPSNSGTRNEAPPQPINKKKVKEHKKKKSKTTTPVKSASQQTKIGPYTVVSNALDQKLEKSEDVGNVELMDATDLGEPKSDSKFIIPEREIGSHINSLDNIGPNLNDGFYLVVSLIDGIILYSSASLQKVLGYPKDSCIGSLLIDLVHPNNRGLLTEKVAERVFLSSSDIRKENVKEQEISFFCYLRCYTNNVQLVDASNLKNNSSNKFSEAIDNNNYPTSIPTYLPFYMSLRLNKNHSELPDSTHPILMSLTIKSVPVVSAYGADKTITSIASSFTTRHNTNCRLSHVDDEVLYYFGYLPQDMLSQSICDYYHPVDMPIIKEIYKTIIRHCGAAFKSKPYRFNIKNGEYVLLETEWSAFINPWTKKIDFIVGQHRVVRGPVNINIFDDSHRQLSGSMTNKITDKFTEEVLIKSKIIEGEICALLAEKIQTSSTANYDLTIKSKDIASIIENITNDHIKLSLPTSGASVMDLDDRRFSEHESVMVGEISPHHEYGGSKSSSETPPSYNQLNYNEKIERFFKSKPIVKTAYGSDEETFHFNAQSLNTNALKNDSGGSGSGENLSHESINLTSGKDDIFNNNSSLIPTDNFRPMALTKMLLERHNHDMEKLMVQNHKERQSNIKTGNISNNCKNNNNDCYSNYLNVNNNKKNNNNSNNNSDDNNKSVNNNNDNNNNNEMTEEPSSERSEKEKIQDKSRCGKRNGSVIIEAEYIKAFKYSKKAKICPKNGKSLSINKIRFEKSPIDESMTQDDSMIKSIDPENSQPLPLTETLLTKHNKNMEKLMIQKHKDQSSNFKADKSNINLRRKRGVSEEPELNSSLNKACHWNCSVGYSCKNELFKIPKYNKKNKNSVKSNNTAPYMKTKIDKLIINDPRSNLGMWPLIHQNPLRCSGLTQILPIYYLPISQSESDSQNTESQSAQQQHQQQQQEQYQQSSFLSYTPSFSGIYHSTIIGGSAFIPMIYPSLMTQLPNKSNNQLRATFLSKNLSMEQKRPASQATSVKAEPGSIMAMSESSKKLFSPSAHHLPCVSVESINGPNDSSIEDSSDSSFYGSFLNTSTNSSSNREEPAAHTARFLEINALKYAEGETIRRRFAMVNNLKNDTEQYNTEAATPLLPQKSLPWYHGVKMTPEIAYNYQMTPKVLSEVLKTDLQVLKTLKQPLLVNEQLDQLYRDLELGDFGTKLLLDDSNSSNDSKRTNQSNKFNVSSQHKRIRREMKYNKYAMIYEEDAPLPSS, encoded by the exons ATGTCTAATGATAACGCTAAAGTATCTGATTCTGGGTACACGAATACTAATGAAAACAGTCAGTCTCAACGAAG gagTGGAAGTTCCCTTTCTCGAAACAGTAATCGTTCAGAGAGCAGTGGATATTGTGGTGGCCACCCTTCTAATTCTGGCACAcg cAATGAAGCTCCTCCGCAGCcaatcaataagaaaaaagtcaaagaacacaaaaagaaaaagtcAAAGACTACGACTCCTGTTAAATCTGCGAGCCAACAAACCAAGATTGGACCTTACACAGTGGTTTCCAATGCACTGGATCAGAAGCTTGAGAAATCAG AAGATGTAGGTAATGTAGAATTGATGGATGCTACTGATCTTGGTGAGCCCAAAAGCGACTCAAAGTTCATCATACCTGAGAGAGAAATTGGTTCTCATATAAACTCTCTGGACAATATCGGCCcaaatttaaat gATGGGTTTTACTTGGTTGTGTCATTGATTGACGGAATCATACTCTATTCATCGGCTTCTTTGCAGAAAGTGCTTGGCTATCCGAAAGACAGCTGTATTGGTTCTTTATTAATAGACCTAGTCCATCCGAATAACCGAGGGTTACTTACAGAGAAAGTCGCTGAGAGAGTTTTTTTGTCTTCTTCAGATATTCGCAAAGAAA atGTTAAAGAACAAGAAATAAGTTTCTTTTGTTACTTGCGATGTTATACAAACAATGTTCAGCTCGTTGACGcctcaaatttaaaaaataattcatccaataaattttctgaagcaatagacaataataattatccaaCTTCAATACCAACTTATTTACCATTTTATATGAGTTTGAGgcttaataaaaatcattctGAATTACCAGACAGTACACATCCAATTTTGATGTCTTTAACCATTAAATCAGTGCCAGTTGTTTCTGCTTATGGag CAGATAAAACAATAACCTCAATCGCAAGTTCATTTACAACTCGGCATAATACTAACTGCCGCCTGTCTCACGTCGACGATGAAGTGCTTTATTATTTCGGTTATTTACCTCAAGACATGCTGAGCCAATCAATATGTGATTACTACCATCCCGTGGATATGCCCATTATCAAAGAGATCTACAAAACT attATTAGACACTGTGGAGCGGCGTTCAAGTCGAAACCATAcagatttaatattaaaaacggaGAATATGTGTTATTGGAGACCGAATGGTCAGCATTTATCAACCCTTggacgaaaaaaattgattttattgtaGGTCAACATCGCGTTGTTCGTGGTCCTGttaacataaatatatttgacGACTCGCACCGTCAATTATCCGGGTCaatgactaataaaataacagaTAAATTTACCGAAGAAGTATTGATTAAATCGAAGATTATCGAGGGCGAGATCTGTGCCCTCCTTGCTGAG AAAATCCAGACGTCGTCCACCGCTAACTACGACTTGACTATTAAATCCAAAGATATTGCATCAATCATTGAGAACATTACCAATGatcatattaaattatcactgCCCACCTCTGGGGCATCTGTGATGGATTTGGATGATAGAAGATTTTCG gaGCATGAAAGTGTAATGGTTGGAGAGATCTCACCTCACCACGAATACGGTGGTAGCAAATCGTCCAGTGAAACGCCGCCAAGTtacaatcaattaaattataatgaaaaaatagaaagattttttaaaagtaaaccAATCGTTAAAACTGCTTACGGCAGTGATGAGGAAACCTTTCATTTCAATGCTCAAA GTTTAAATACAAATGCGCTGAAGAATGATAGTGGCGGCAGCGGAAGTGGAGAAAATTTAAGCCACGAATCTATTAATCTGACCAGTGGAAAAGAcgacatatttaataataatagtagtttAATTCCAACTGACAATTTCCGGCCAATGGCTCTTACTAAAATGTTGCTTGAAAGACACAATCATGATATGGAAAAACTTATGGTTCAAAACCACAAAGAACGTCAGTCAAACATTAAAACTGGaaatattagtaataattgtaaaaacaacaataatgactgttatagtaattatttaaatgttaataataataagaaaaacaacaacaacagtaataataatagtgatgataataataaaagtgtcaataataataatgataataataacaataatgaaatGACTGAAGAGCCGAGCTCAGAAAGATCcgaaaaggaaaaaattcaaGATAAAAGTCGATGTGGAAAACGTAATGGTAGCGTAATTATCGAGGCTGAATATATTAAG gCATTCAAATACAGCAAAAAAGCTAAAATTTGTCCAAAGAATGGAAAGAGTCTtagcataaataaaataagatttgAAAAGTCACCAATCGACGAATCTATGACCCAAGATGACAGTATGATTAAATCAATAGACCCTGAAAATTCACAACCGTTACCACTCACAGAAACCCTTCTCACTAAgcacaataaaaatatggagAAACTGATGATACAAAAACACAAAGATCAATCGTCAAACTTTAAAGCTGATAAGAGTAATATCAATCTTCGAAGAAAGCGCGGAGTATCTGAAGAACCGGAGCTCAACAGTTCGCTTAACAAAGCGTGTCATTGGAATTGTTCTGTAGGATATTCTTGTAAAAACGAACTTTTTAAG atACCAAAAtacaataagaaaaataaaaatagcgttaaaagtaataatactGCGCCAtatatgaaaacaaaaatagataaattaataataaatgatccTCGTTCAAATCTTGGTATGTGGCCTTTAATTCATCAAAATCCATTGCGGTGTTCTGGTCTAACTCAAATCTTGCCGATTTACTACTTGCCTATTTCACAATCAGAATCCGATTCTCAAAATACGGAATCACAATCAGCTCAGCAGCAACATCAACAGCAGCAGCAAGAACAATACCAGCAAAGTTCATTTTTATCGTACACGCCATCATTTTCAGGAATTTATCATTCAACAATTATTGGAGGCTCAGCATTTATTCCGATGATTTATCCCTCGTTAATGACTCAGTTACCAAATAAATCAAACAATCAACTAAGAGCcacatttttatcaaaaaatctgTCAATGGAACAAAAACGTCCTGCAAGTCAAGCTACCAGTGTCAAAGCTGAGCCCGGTAGTATCATGGCAATGTCTGAGTcgtcgaaaaaattattttcacctAGTGCCCATCACTTGCCGTGTGTCAGCGTAGAAAGCATAAATGGACCAAACGATTCAAGCATTGAAGACTCTAGCGACTCCAGCTTTTATGGAAGTTTTTTGAACACAAGCACTAACAGCAGTTCTAATCGAGAGGAACCTGCTGCCCACACTGCCCGATTCCTCGAG aTAAATGCATTGAAATATGCTGAAGGCGAGACAATAAGAAGACGTTTCGCAATGGTAAATAACCTAAAGAATGATACTGAACAGTACAATACGGAAGCAGCAACACCATTACTACCACAAAAAAGTTTACCTTGGTACCACGGTGTAAAGATGACCCCCGAAATAGCATACAACTATCAAATGACTCCAAAAGTATTGAGCGAAGTCCTAAAAACCGATCTCCAGGTCCTCAAGACATTAAAACAACCTCTTCTCGTCAACGAACAGCTTGATCAGCTTTACCGTGACCTCGAGCTAGGAGACTTCGGCACTAAACTTCTTTTAGATGACAGTAATTCGTCGAATGATAGCAAACGTACCAACCAGAGCAACAAATTCAATGTTTCATCTCAG CACAAACGCATAAGAAGAGAAATGAAGTACAACAAGTACGCAATGATTTATGAAGAAGATGCACCTTTGCCATCATCTTAA